tcacactctctcagctttagaagCAGGCCAGGGGAAACTTATCTCCCTAATGAATTAGCATTAACAAATCCACGAATAACGCTTGAAAGGCTCTGGTGTTTAGTGGTTGAGAGCAAGCTATTCTCAACTACCTCatccagggcagaagcagcatggCTCTCAAGCTCCCTTTTCATTGCCCAGATCTTATGACTGTCTCACTGAGCCCAAATGAGGAAAAATAATACCTTGCCTGACATTAACAAAGCCAACACCTTGACAAACTGTGGGCCTGTCACACTCACAATGGCCTTATTCTTCTCCTTTTGCTGTATGACTTCTAATGTCTTTGCCTAATAGAAAAGCCAACGGAACTTTGAAATCttgcagggtatattttggtgCCTTTATAGTAGGCCCAATAAACCCCGTTTGTGGATTTGGGTGTTACTGTATTTCACTACCATAGTCAGCTGTGTGAACAACCCTGGGATATATGCTTGTGTAAATAAAGCCGAGTAGCTGCGCTGCCGAGCCCAACTGAAGGGTTGCTACTCAATTTATTGATAAGCCAGCACAAATTGAGAACGGGATAATTCATGTGAGAGGAGGATTTATATATTCCCGGCTGGCAGGCAGAAGTTCTGGGGATGTCTACTTTCTGCATCACTGACAGGATAACAATCAACTCCAGAGCTATGCGGCCAACCTTAAAGGCAAAATAAATTGGGCAGTAAACTCCACATGGTCTAAAATCACATCTATCTGCCACTCCAGTCTCAGAATTTTTAACCTATCTAAATTTGCCACCTTTTAGAAAATGATGCTAAACTTATGTGGCTAACTAGCTACTACAACAAAGAACAAAGCTAAATTAGAAACAAATATCAACAAAACACATACCTACATAGACACAAATTAcaccaacaaacaaaaaatagaCAAGAATGGATCTATTTCTATAAACTTCACACTCTCTATTCATTGTTTTTTTATACCGTATGATTCTACTCCATGTAGACAATCCTATACAAGCACACTTCTGCCTTTGGTACCACTTATTCTCATTCATAAATCTGACACTTGACATATGCCCCTATTGTTGTCATGAAAAGTCCTGTGATGTAAATGTAGATTTACATTGTAAGTGAAggtttttccacactccaggcatgtattgGTTTCTCCcagtgtgcatcctttgatgtgtatgtagacGTGGTTCCTGAGTGAAAATCTGTCCACACTAAAGGCatgtatatggtttctccccagtgtgagttctttgatgtataCGTAGAATTTCCCTCTtattgaagctctgtccacactccaggcatgtatatggtttctccccagtgtgagtcctttgatgtgaacgtaggcctgaactctgagtgaagctctgtccacactccaggcatttatagggtttctccccagtgtgagtcctttgatgtttacgaaGAGTTGAACTatcagcaaagctctgtccacactccacacatttatagggtttttccccagtgtgagtcctttgatgtttacgtagagttgaacaatcactgaagctctgtccacactccaggcactcatagggtttctccccagtgtgagtcctatgatgtgaacgtagacctgaattacgagtgaagctctgtccacactccaggcatttatagggtttctccccagtgtgagtcctttgatgtgaacgtagacctgaactccaagtgaagctctgtccacactccacacatttatagggtttttccccagtgtgagtcctttgatgtttacgtagagttgaacaatcactgaagctctgtccacactccaggcactcatagggtttctccccagtgtgagtcctttgatgtgaacgtaggcctgaattatgagtgaagctctgtccacactccaggcagttatagggtttctccccagtgtgagtcttttgatgtgtatgtaagcttcccttctgagtgaagctctgtccacactccaggcagttatagggtttctccccagtgtgagtgctttgatgtgaatgtaagtgtcccttctgagtaaagctctgtccacactccaggcaattatagggtttctccccagtgtgagtcctttcatgcagTCGCAGATGGCTCCtccaactgaagctctttccacactcaaggcatgtacagggtttctccccagtgtgagtcctatgatgtgaacgtagacctgaattacgagtgaagctctgtccacactccaggcatttatagggtttctccccagtgtgagtgctttgatgtgaacgtaggtttgaactatgagtgaagctctgtccacactccaggcagttatagggtttctccccagtgtgagtcctttgatgtgaacgtaggcctgaattatgagtgaaggtctgtccacactccaggcatttatagggtttctccccagtgtgagtcctttgatgtgaacgtaggtctgaactatgagtgaagctctgtccacactccaggcactcatagggtttctccccactgtgagtcctttgatgtgtacgtaGGCCTGAAttacgagtgaagctctgtccacactccaggcatttatagggtttctccccagtgtgagtgctttgatgtgaatgtaagtgtcccttctgagtaaagctctgtccacactccaggcaattatagggtttctccccagtgtgagtcctttcatgcagTCGCAGATGGCTCCtccaactgaagctctttccacactcaaggcatgtatagggtttctccccagtgtgagtcctttcatgcagTAGCAGATGGCTCCtccaactgaagctctttccacactcaaggcatgtatagggtttctcctccATATCGACAGTTATGTGATATGGACACGTGAGTGTTCCCTTTTTCCTTCTGATCAAAATTGAGTTCCACAAGATTGGCACCTAGAGAGGATTTCTTCTTTCCACaggatttctttcattattgccctttggtttccaaattcctCAATCTCCAATAGATATTGATATTTTCTTTTCATGCCTGTGGTGACTTCATAGGGTCTTCATTTCCCtgatcaagaaagaagaagcaaaaggttaaaCATGAACCTGCAAACTTCCTTTATTTCCAAGATGATCGTCTTTTCCATTCAGGGCTCATGTTGAAAATGGAAGAAATGGAGATATAAAGGGTCTCAAGGACACACGGAAACAAACAAAGGTGATCACAGATTGATGGACAATAAGGGATGGattcagaaggagagaagaaaagaagggagggaggatgaaaatgagtgattgatggaaggaaagagggatggatggaagaaaaagGGACCTTCGTACAATACTACAGAGCCAcattgattttgttggcttgacCTAAACACGGCTAAACAAATACAAGGCAGACAGTCAGACAGGCGAAAGATGGGGCGTCATTCACCCTGGATAATGGGTTTCCGTGAATTACCAGCATAAGTTTAATCTTAAGAGGCACAATGATCCCTTTCCTGATGATTTCATGAATTTCAGGTTCCCTTTCAGGCCACAAGGGATCCCAGGTCCGTCTCCTGTGCATCCCAAATTGGGCCTCTGCTGCCACCACATTTCCTACATCTCTCAAAGGAACCCCAAATTCCCAAAGacgttgccttcctgcctggcaaattcAACACCCCATTTAGGCATGCTGAGATGCTCACAGAACTGGTCTCGCCTGGACTAAGTCCCCGTTGGGTTGTTCACTCCCTTGGTTGAGCCGTAGGACGGCATGCAAATTCACAGGCACAGCGCAGTCGGGAAATCCTCCTTCCTGCCCAGCCCTTTCCACCCCTGTCCATTTCCGCCTCTATTTCCTGCCCTCTGTTGTGGGGAAAGGCTTTTCAGCAGGTGAAGGCGATCGAGAGAAACACGGGTTATGTGCACAGGGTTGTAGGAACGTGTCTGCAATAATCTAAGCCATTAAATCCCAACCTGGGGAAGAACGGCACCCACTCTGTCCATTCCTGTCCTGGAAGATGCCTCACAAATGACTTACTGAGCACGAGCAAAACAGAGGGAAAAGGGAGGGAGCAGATAATTCAATTGCCCCCTCCCCTGGCATTTAATAAAAGCATGGGCCTCAATATTTAGCCAACCAAAAGGAAATCTTGAGAAAAACAGAGGCTGTGGGGAAAAAAGCCTGCCTGGATACTTTTTGGAGGATGCCTCCAAGGGCCCTAAAAGGAAGGTGACACTCGAGTAAGAAGGCAAAAACCTTggcctgggaagaggaacttcatccttcacctgtttaatgaaggttGTGGCCGAAAAATcgagttcctggggtgcaacaagtaccttCACAGTAAGCAGTACACAATGACACAGgagcagacactttcaaaccaggaacagaatgccatcattactgtaattactCACactttgttgtatggccatcggTGAAGACAGGTTTTGTAGTGTACTTGCGCCAGGGAACAACATGATGATATTGCCAGgctatacatgttggttcctcattgggtgtgtgctgacaacatgggtaatGTAAATGACAAATGCTTACTAcgggctgttgggacatggacgtgctggagaggaatgtaaatatatAGAGacaaggtcatgcaggtggctaataagGAAAGCCATGTAGAACCTAGGAACAGCGCCCTGTTGTtcgatgccacaagtacacaaccaaatctgtctggatagatggccaggcagccaggctgtaAAAGTAGAAGATAATGACAAACTTCTGTTCCTGGCTTACAATTGCctgttcctgttttattgtgcagtgctgacttgggcaaggTGGCCCTGCCCCATTAGATTTGTTTGTGTGGCAAATacttcatgaaatgtttggagggCACAGTTTCTCTGGCCAAGACAAAGAACGGAACTTTTGCATATCTGAATCTCTGCATATCCACATCTTGTCATAAAAAAAAACACGGAGGTTTCAGGCAGAAGTCCTGCAGCAACCATTTTGGGAGCCTCTAACtctcggaacaaagcagcaagtctggacaacggaggcagaaaccccatgaccaacaggtctgtatgtggacctcttctgaagtcctgggatcttttgcccctgtttaaaacccgtgatttagtgctgtctggaagtgccccaaGTGGCCTCTACAAGGTCCAAAATGCTGTTCTCTGCTTTTGAAAGGCTTCCCTGACCTGGGACACACCTACCGCGTAGAACAAACACAAACTGAGTCCAACCTCAGCTGCCATAGATCAATACTatagaatttttgggagttgccATTCAACATGGCATCAGCTGTCAGGGATCACTCTACATCTTCAAAGGAAGCCTTCGGAGTGACCATGCCATCAAAGAGCTGTGAACAAGAAGCTGTTAATGACGACCATCTGGGTGATCAAGGCTGGGAGACAGAAGTTAGCCATAATGGTTGTTATGGAGATAGCAGTTAGGTTCCATGGGAATGTGTAAACAATGAGGTGGTGAAAGGAAACAGGGAAGAGATACAACCTGGCACATTATGGTTAGAGCTTAGAAGCAACTTTCCTTCTGCTTGTATGACTTGGAAAATAAAGGAACTGCATCAAGATGATTCCGTGAGCCGTTCTAGAAGCTCACGTTCATGACAGTAAGCCCTGTCTCTTCGAAAGACTCTTCCTCTACCAACAACAAGAGGTGTGTAGCAGCAGGATGTCAGAGAGTGGACACCCAGCGAGGCCGGAGAGACAACCCGGCAGGAGTTCTCCCCCTTTGGGACTGGAGCTCTCGTGGCTGCCCTAGCACTCGACCCACCCGTCACCTCTGGGGGAAGACCCAGAAGAGTCACTGAATTTGGGAGAGACCAGACGACCACTGAGTTCGACCCAGTATCCTGTGGGTCGAGGAGTCCCAGGACTCTAGAGGAATGGAACATCTTAGCGGGGAGAGTGGAGCATGACAAAGAGCAAGTGAGAATATGAGCCAGGGATGGCGTCATCAgaagaaccactgcagtaggctTGGGAGGAGGAGGTCCACAGAATCCTCCACGAGGATGGTCGAGCAGCCGGGAGAGAAAAGAACAACGGGATCCTTTTTTCACGTGCGGGAAGGAAAGCCATTGGGCAGCAGAGTGCTGGAGGGAGCCACATCGGCCCAAGGAGAAAAAGGACAGTCCCGACAGGCCCCACCAGCTAGAATGGGGAAGGACAAAGCCCACGCCCCTACACAGACAGAGTCAGCACAGGGACCCATGCAGGCCAAAGAGGAAACTGCCAACTGGGAGAGCGAGGACTCCCCGCTGCAGGGAAACAAGGATGGTCTGCTCTAAGGAAGGCTTGAGAACCGATGCCAGCCACCAGGAGCATCAGGCCAGGAGTGAGTTTGAACTGCAAGACTGCGCACATTCAAGCCAGGGAAGCAGGTCGGCTCCCTGGCGTGAGAATGAGTGTCTGAACTGGAAAGATAACATTCTACAGGGATCCAGACTGACTCTGTAGCCAACGTGTTTGGGCTAAAGGAGAACCTGAAGATGAGAAGAATACATGGCAAAATGGAGAAAGCAGCAAGGCATGATGGGATGGAGGTTCTGGCAACCAAAAGTGAGAAACTATGGATTTGTATAATTAAAAACGGGcttttaatttgtataattaaaAACAGACTTTTAATTAAAATCCCTAAATATGCATATtatagaatactagctgtgcccggccacgcgttgctgtggcgaagtctggtgttatgggaaataaagtattgaggaattggtggtagttaaggtcaagggtaaaggttttcccctgacattaagtccattcgtgtctgactctgggggttggtgctcatctccatttctaagccgaaaagccggcgttgtccgtagactcctccaaggttatgtgggatgactgcatggagcggcgttaccttcccgctggagcagtacctattgatgcactcacatttgcatgtttttgaacttctgggttggcagaagctggggctaacactgggggctctctccgctcccccaattcaaacctgtggccttttggtccagaagttcagcagctcagcgctttaacatgctgtgccatcaggggatattatttcctaaaggttgtgaatatacaatatttctgattggttttttgtctgttggaggcaagtatgaatgctgcaattaggaaaaatgattaggatgtaatggccttgcagctttaaaaacaacaacaacaacaacaacaataataataacgatagtaataataatgactttggtaatacacagtgcttcactcccttctcagcttcctttctggaagaatcctttcttgggaggtgttagctggccctgattgtttcctttgtggaatttccagtttccctgctttcagactgttggtctttatttactgtcctggttttagagattattttgttctgcattattctatcccagtaatcatttcatattaaagtagaatctcacttatccaacattcgtttatacaatgttctggatta
This window of the Anolis carolinensis isolate JA03-04 unplaced genomic scaffold, rAnoCar3.1.pri scaffold_17, whole genome shotgun sequence genome carries:
- the LOC134294575 gene encoding zinc finger protein 658B-like yields the protein MEEKPYTCLECGKSFSWRSHLLLHERTHTGEKPYTCLECGKSFSWRSHLRLHERTHTGEKPYNCLECGQSFTQKGHLHSHQSTHTGEKPYKCLECGQSFTRNSGLRTHQRTHSGEKPYECLECGQSFTHSSDLRSHQRTHTGEKPYKCLECGQTFTHNSGLRSHQRTHTGEKPYNCLECGQSFTHSSNLRSHQSTHTGEKPYKCLECGQSFTRNSGLRSHHRTHTGEKPCTCLECGKSFSWRSHLRLHERTHTGEKPYNCLECGQSFTQKGHLHSHQSTHTGEKPYNCLECGQSFTQKGSLHTHQKTHTGEKPYNCLECGQSFTHNSGLRSHQRTHTGEKPYECLECGQSFSDCSTLRKHQRTHTGEKPYKCVECGQSFTWSSGLRSHQRTHTGEKPYKCLECGQSFTRNSGLRSHHRTHTGEKPYECLECGQSFSDCSTLRKHQRTHTGEKPYKCVECGQSFADSSTLRKHQRTHTGEKPYKCLECGQSFTQSSGLRSHQRTHTGEKPYTCLECGQSFNKREILRIHQRTHTGEKPYTCL